One Primulina huaijiensis isolate GDHJ02 chromosome 8, ASM1229523v2, whole genome shotgun sequence genomic region harbors:
- the LOC140983074 gene encoding 2-C-methyl-D-erythritol 2,4-cyclodiphosphate synthase, chloroplastic-like, whose product MAMAISSLSYPTNKSLTKQPPLHFPGPCSPPSTLKLPAGPSSSSTAMAVVAATTGAVEAEPKTTASVSTRYLPFRVGHGFDLHRLEPGYPLIIGGIDIPHDRGCEAHSDGDVLLHCVVDAILGALGLPDIGQIFPDTDPKWKGAASSVFLKEAVRLMHEAGYELGNLDATLILQRPKLSPHKETIRTNLCHLLGADPSAVNLKAKTHEKVDSLGENRSIAAHTVVLLMKKS is encoded by the exons ATGGCGATGGCGATTTCTTCACTCAGCTATCCAACCAACAAAAGCCTAACTAAACAACCGCCGCTCCATTTCCCGGGACCTTGTTCACCGCCCAGCACTCTGAAGTTGCCGGCGGGCCCTTCATCCTCGTCGACGGCGATGGCTGTGGTCGCTGCGACCACAGGTGCCGTCGAAGCAGAACCAAAGACGACAGCTTCGGTTTCGACTAGGTATCTGCCGTTTCGAGTGGGCCACGGGTTCGATCTGCATAGGCTGGAGCCTGGCTATCCTCTCATCATCGGTggtattgatattcctcatgatCGAGGCTGCGAAGCTCACTCCGACG GTGATGTGCTATTGCACTGTGTAGTTGATGCTATACTTGGGGCACTGGGACTTCCAGACATTGGGCAGATCTTTCCGGACACGGATCCTAAATGGAAAGGTGCAGCATCTTCTGTTTTCTTGAAGGAAGCT GTTCGACTAATGCATGAGGCGGGTTATGAGCTCGGAAACCTGGACGCTACTTTAATTCTCCAACGACCAAAGCTAAGCCCTCACAAGGAAACTATCAGGACCAATTTGTGCCACCTTCTAGGTGCGGATCCATCGGCTGTAAATCTCAAGGCAAAAACTCATGAAAAGGTGGACAGTCTCGGAGAAAATAGAAGTATTGCAGCACACACAGTTGTTCTACTCATGAAGAAATCATAG
- the LOC140983256 gene encoding uncharacterized protein: MSKKVVLKLEIHDHKDKQKALKAVSSLSGIESIAIDMKDKKLTIVGEVDPIQIVSKLRKLWTTQILTVGPAKEPDKKKEEEEKKKKEEEKKKEEEKKKEEERKRKESEQIAELWKNYRNLNPAAAAAYFHQYHPNNNSLQHYYSHISEENPSSCVVS; this comes from the exons ATGTCAAAG AAAGTGGTATTGAAGTTGGAAATACATGATCACAAAGACAAACAAAAGGCATTGAAGGCTGTTTCAAGCCTTTCag GGATTGAATCTATTGCCATTGACATGAAGGACAAGAAACTAACTATAGTCGGAGAAGTCGATCCAATTCAAATCGTAAGCAAATTGAGAAAGCTATGGACCACACAGATTCTAACAGTCGGTCCGGCGAAAGAACCAGACAAgaaaaaggaagaagaagaaaagaagaagaaagaagaagagaagaagaaagaagaggagaagaagaaagaagaagagAGGAAGAGAAAAGAGAGTGAACAGATTGCAGAACTTTGGAAGAATTACAGGAATTTGAATCCTGCAGCAGCTGCAGCTTACTTTCATCAATATCATCCAAACAATAACAGTTTGCAGCACTATTATTCCCACATTTCTGAGGAGAATCCCAGTTCTTGTGTCGTTTCTTGA